Below is a window of Janthinobacterium lividum DNA.
TGTTTGCAGGTGCCGGGATCATGTCTTCCACTCAGACACGATCTCAGCATTCAAGAATCATTGCTGCGATATTAATCGTTTAATAGCCCGCCGATACTTCTCCACTCGCTCCAGATCCTTCTGCGTCGGCGCCTCTATCCTCGACAAATCGCTATTCTCAGCCAGATCGGCCAGCTTGACAGCCTTGCCGACCGGGTTCAACGCTGCGCGGGCAATGAAATCATCGTACGACTCGCCTTCGATCTTGGTCACGGCGCGCACGCCGTCGATGACTTCCCGGGAAAATCCTTCGCGCGCCAGGTCGTCGAAGGTGACTTTGCCGTCGCTGTCTTCCACCACATCATGCAGCACGGCGACAATCTGCTGGGCGCCGGGGGCGACACGCAACATGACGCGCAAGGGGTGCAGTATGTACGGCGCGCCGCCTTTGTCCGTCTGGCCGGCATGGGTGGTGGCAGCGATTTCAATCGCGCGCTCCAGGGTAGCGCGTCTTGCGTGTTCACTCATGTTCACTCCTTGTTCACTCCACTTTGATTGATGTGTCCGTTGCGCGCCAGCCGCGGCGTTGCAAATGGCAAACGCTGGTGCACAGCAAGGCAGGCAACAATAAATTGAGAACCGGTACGAGCATCAGCAAGCACAACAGCAGCCCCAGGGCGAAAATCGCCGGGCGCTGTTCGCGGCGCAACGCCGCTTGCTGTTCCGCGCCGAGCACCTCTTCGGCCGCCGCGCCGTAGATCATCTGGATATTCCAGGCCAGCAAGTACGAGATCAGCACGCACATGGCCCACACCGGGATCAGCAGGGACAGCAGCAGCAACAGGCGCCGCCGCCAGGCGGGGCGCGGGGAGGACAGCTCCAGGCCGGCCGGCGCCTGCCACAAGACATAGCGGCGCGCCGCCACGGCCTTGGCGCGCTCCAGCAACAAGCAGCGCAGCGGCAAGCGCGCCGTACCGATGGCGCCGACGATAAAGCCCATCACATAGAAAAAAGCTGCCAGTGCCAACAGCGCCAGGGCAATCTGGCCGATCGACAGCAGGGCCTTGGCGGCGCTGCCCAGGCCGCCGGCGATATTGCCCATCTGTGAGAGGGTGGCCGGCCCGTTGGCCAGTGCCCCGACGCCATCTATCACGCCCAGGCCCAGCAAACCGGTGACCGACACCAGCGCCAGCATGGCGCTCAGCTCGACAAAGAAACGGCCGAAGCAGCCATACAGTCCCAGCCACAGGGCCACGACCGCCATGCACCACAGCGCGGAGCGCCACCACAGCCCCGCATGACGCGCATCGCGCAGTCCCAGGCCGACGCACGTGAAAGCTTCCCGCCAGGCCAGCAGCCAGGTTTGGAATGTTTGTGTCACGCTCAAGCGTACTCCGCAATGAAGGGGCGGATACGTCGATCCGTATGTTGCCGATTGTACATGGACAAGGCCAGCACACGCGCCGCCCAGGACACAGCGCAAGACTGACACCAGCACGTGCTCGCCCTCAAAAAGTGCTATCGAAACGCAAACGCAGTTGCTGCCTGCTCGGCAGGCTCGCAAGAAGATTCATGACAGACCTGATTTCTCCCGGATGCCTTGGCCTTGTACAGTGCCTTATCAGCGAGTTCAACCAGCTCGACCGCATGGTTTCCCAGGTGCGTCGGCATGAAAGCCGCCACGCCGACACTGACTGTCACCACGCAAAGGGGATTGCCCCGATGCTCGACGCCCAGTGATTGCACAGCCTGGCGCACGCCTTCCGCCACCGCCAAGGCGCCCGGCAACTCTGTTCCGGGCAATAAAATGACCAATTCCTCGCCACCGTAGCGCGCTGCAAGGTCGCCCGGCCTGCGCATGCTGTAGCCGACCACTTTGCCGATTTTTCTCAGGCACTCGTCGCCGGCCACATGGCCGTAGATATCGTTGTATTGTTTAAAGAAATCGACATCGATCAAGACCAGCCCGAGTGCGCTGTCTTCACGCTGCGCACGGCTGAATTCGGCAAGCAGCGACTGGTCGAAGTGGCGCCGGTTCGCCAGCCCCGTCAATCCATCCTGGTTGGCAAGGCGGGCCAGGGTCTCATTGATCATTTCCAGCTCATTGCGCGCCTCGATCAGTCCCGCCTCGCTCTTGACCCGCAAATCGATTTGCCGCACTCCGCGGTATCCGATGAAGGCAATCAGCAGTACTAATACGCCACCCACCGCGTTATGCAAAATCATGTCGAGACGCCACTCGGCGAGTACTTCATCCTCTGACAATGCGGCAGAGACCACCAGCGGGTATTCCTCGATTTTTCGGTAGCTATTGATACGCATCACGCCATCGACGCCCGACTTGATCACGGCGGTGCCAACGGGACTTTTGGGCAAATAATCATGAAACACCGGGTATTGTGAAATGTCACGCCCCAGCAAACTTTCATCGAATGGCCTTCTCAATAAAAGAATACCCGCTCCATTCGCAATGTAGATGGCGCCTTTTTTTTCCTATCGAAAAACGTTCATAAAACAGCCTGAAATAATTCATATTCAGGGTCGCCAGCGCCACGCCACCGAAACTTCCGTCAGGCATATTGATCCGCCGCGACACCGTAACTACCCATTGCCCCGTCGATTTGCTGCGCACGGGAGGACCGACATAAGGCCCCCGATCCTCATGCGTTCGATGGTAGTTAAAATAATTTCGATCGGAATTATTCAGATTGCTTAACAGCGCTTGCTGGGAGTTCACGAGCCAGCTGCCATCTTGGGCATAGATGAAGATGCCGTGCAACTGGGGCAGCTCGGCGACACGGGTGACCAGCAATTTATGGATACGGGCCAGTTCAAGACCGGACACGCCGTCTGTCTCCACCCGCTCCACCAGTCCGAGCAGCACCGTATCGGCCTCCTTGATGGTGTCATAGGCATGCTGCGCAACAGATTGCGCCAGGTTGGCGCTTTCACGGGCAGCTTCATTCAACTGCACTTCCCGTGCGCGCAAGGTCATCCATAGCTGGATCGCCAGGAGCGACAGGCACACCAGCACGACAAATGAAATAGCCAGCGGCAGCAGGGAAAAGCCACGGAAACCTGCTCCCAACAAGCGTGGCGGCAAGCTGCGTGACCTGATCATGGATACACTCCCGAATGGATATCCGGCAAAGTGTGCACCAAATCGGCAACAACATGCTCACACATTATCACAAGCAAGATATAAAAAAATTACCACACTGCTGGGTGATATCCTTTCGCCGCCAGGGCGTCGAGGAAGGCGCTTCCAGCCTCCCATCATTTACAATACCGCCATTCCAGCTCCCACACACGTTCCAGCAACAGCCTCGCAACGGCCTGCGCACGTGCAACGCCCGCATCCCCCGCCTTAACGGCGTACACTGGCCCCTCTTCCATCAACGCATTGGTCCACTGTGAAACTATCGCGCTTTATTACCGACCATCTGGAGCGGATCCTGGAGGAGTGGGAACTCTTCGCCAGCTCGCTCCCCATTCCGGGAGCAGCCATCTCGAAAGCAGAATTACGCGATCATGCAAAGCAGATGCTGGAAACCATCGTGCGCGACATGGACGTCATCGAGAACGCGGCGCAGCGAAAAAGAAATCGACCACGGGCGTATCGGAGATAGCGGGCAAGGAAACCGCCGCCGCCACGCATGGCTCCCTGCGCCAGCAGATCGGCTTCACGCTACCGCAACTGACGGCGGAATTTCGCGCAATGCGCGCCAGCGTTCTGCGACTGTGGATGGCACAGGTGTCAGTGGCGTCAAAAACGGCGACAGAAGACATCCTGCGCTTTAATGAAGCGATAGACAAGGCGTTGCAGGAATCGGCCATACGCTATTCGCAGCAGAGCGAACGCACCCGCAATACCTTTCTCGCCATCCTCAGCCACGATCTGCGCAGCCCGCTGAGCACGATGACGATGGCAGGTGCGCTGCTGAGCAGGCCGAGCGCGAACTCCTCTTCCACGGTAGAGATCGGTGCAAGGGTTGCCCGCAGCGCAGCCACCATGACAACCATGGTGAACGATCTGCTGGAATTTGCCAGGACGCAGCTGGGGGGACACATGCCCGTTTCGCCCATCTTGGGCGACTTGGGGGAAATCTGCAGGACGGCCGTCGAGGACGCTTCGGCCGCTCACCCGAAATGCAAGTTCGAACTGAGTACCACGGGCGAGATGATCGGCGACTTCGATGCGGCCCGCTTGGCCCAGCTGTTTTCCAATTTGCTCAACAATGCTGCGCAATATCGCACCGACGACCAGCCTGTGACCATCACGGCCTGCGGCGATGCCGATACGGCGGTGGTGCAGGTCAAGAATTTCGGCCGCCAGATCCCGGAGGCCTCGCTGAAGACCATTTTCGATCCCCTGGTACAGCTGGCCGTTTCCGACGAACACAAGGCACCGAATGCCACCAGCATCGGCTTGGGTCTGTTTATCGCGCGTGAAATCGCCTGCGCGCACGGCGGCACCATCGGCGCCGAGTCCAGCCTGGAGTGCGGCACGGTATTTACCGTGTGTCTGCCCAGGGTAGCGCTGAACGAGAACGCGAACGGCGGCTAGGGACGGAACCCAGTAGAAGACGACATCTGCTGCCGACACCTCTACCGGGACAGGCGCGCCCTACCTGCGGTTGAGCGGCACATACTCACCCGGCAAGCTGGCCGCTTCCAGCGCATCGGCAAACGCCAATAAAAACTTCGCAGGACCATGTTCCGACACCAGCAGCGAGGCCCCCTTGTGGCGCAGCAGTTTCAATATTTCCTGCTGATGCGCCTGGTATTCCTGCGCATGGCCATAGAAGGTCTGATACATCTCCAGCGTTTCCATGGCTTTCACGGCCAGGATGAATTCGGGTTTGTCCATCATATCTCCTCTTGATCAGCTCGGAAACACAGAAGACGCATCATCCGTCCCCTGTGCGTACAGCCATCACGGTCGGCATGGCCGCACTTTCATCATACGCCTCATCACCTAGACCCGGTAGGGGTCGCCCGACAGGACGCCCTGGTACTGGCTGAGGGCGCCGCCGATCTTCAAGCCCCCGCGTCGATATCATAGAAACGGATATCCTTGCTGTGGCCGCTACCGCGCACCTTCACCACCGACACCACGCGTTTGAACTGGCCTTCGAGTTCGACGTAGCGTTGCATGACGATGGCGTCGGCCAGGAAGGCGTTGCCGTAGGAACTGAAGCGCAGCGCGGTGTACTGGTCTTCCAGCTCGGCCGTCATCAGCACCGACACGCCCATCTCCGTCAAGGCCGCCACCAGGCGGTACAGCGATTCACGGAAATCCTCGCGGAACATGGAGGCCAGCGCCATTTCAAAACCGGACAGCGAATCGATGACCACGCGCTTGGCCTTCATGCGCGTGATCATGCTCACCAGGTCATGCAGGATTTCATCCAGCGACAAATCCAGGGTGCGCGTGTTGATCACGCCGATCTGGCCGGAACTGACGAGTGCATTCAATTGATGGCTGAGCAGCTGGTTCGGGCTTTTCTCGAAGGCGGCGATCACGCCGGGCTCGCCGCAGCGCACGCCTTCCGTGAGAAATTGCGTGGCCAGCACTGTTTTGCCGGAACCGGACGGCCCCACCAGCAGCAGCGAATAGCCGGCCGGCAAGCCGCCTCCCATCATCTGGTCGAGCTCCGGCACGCCCAGCGACAGGCGCTCATTGCCGGAAATGCTGACCTTGCCCAGGCTGCTGGCCTTCAGCACGGCGCGGGAAAAGATTTCCACGCCATCATCATTGATGCGAAAGGTATGCACGCCCAGGCTTTGTGACTGGCCGCGCATCTTGACTACCTGTATCTTGCGTACCATGGCGTCGCGGTGCACGAGCTGCGACAGCCACAGGATGCCATCGGCGACCGTGAACACGGCGCTGGACTCAGCCTCGGGCGCCAGGTATTCGCCGATCAGGAAGGTCGTGGCCAACCAGCTGGTCATTTGCGCGCCCAGTTGCTGCACGAAATTCTGCAAGCCGGCCGCGCCCGTGTCCATGGCCTTGGCCGACTGCACCACGGAGCGGAAGGAATCGACGAAGACGAGGCTGGGCGAGAACGCCTCCACCTCTTCGGCGATGCGCGCCAGCACGCGGTCGAAATCACCTTCCAGCAAGTCAGCCGACAGATTGACGAACTTGATCGACTGGTTGATCTTTTCCACATCGAAGAAGGGGAACTGCTGCTGATAACGCAGCATCTTCAGCGGTGGCTCGCCCAGGACCGTGAAAAACAGCGCCTTGCGCTCCGTCGTGGCGAGGGAAAACATGATCTGGTGCGCCAGCGTCGTCTTGCCGCTGCCAGGAGTGCCCGCCACCAGGTTGAAGGAAAATTCAGGTATTCCGCCTCCCAGCAGTTCGTCCAACCCCGGCACGCCAGTGGCCAGGCGGTGGATGGTGACTTTGTTCATTCGTTCGGCTCCGTTCCAGCATTATTCACAACGTCATCACCCCAGGCTTTGAGGAGGATGCTATTCGTTAAGAGTTCGCCAATTAATAAAATAAGGGTATTGATGAAGTGCATCAACATCGCCGTGCTTGCCTCGCAGGCGACTGCGACTGCCTGTGCCTGCAAGCTGGCGCGCAAGGCGGTCATGGCAGCTGCCAGCGCTTGCGGTGGATGGGGCGACAGCCAGCTGAACTGTTTATGAATCTGGTGCAGGCTGCGGGCATACATCGACTCCACACCCCGCTCACCAATGATCTGATTCAACTCAGTGGCCAGCTGCTCCCAAAGGCGAATACTGACGTTTACCACCGCACCTGGGTCGCGTAACAGCGCGTACTCTATCCTGCGCTGCCGCTTTTCATGGACTGTGGCCATAATCGGATCTTTTCTCTGCGGTTTTCGGTGCATGGACCATGTTTAAAAAAAAGCATCAGGGCTCCTTCGCCCATCAGCGCGGAGCCTTTGCCGTGATTATTTTCGACAAAGCGTCGATATTGATGGGTTTTACCAGGTAATGGTCAAACCCTGCCTCGCCAGCGCGGTCGAACTCGCCAAGCTGGCTGTATCCCGACGTAGCGACAAAACACGGCAGCGGCGCCACCAGAGCCGCACGGGCCGAACTGACGACCTGAAAGCCATCCATGCCCGGCAAGCCTATATCGCACACGATCACATCATAGGGCGCATCGAGCGCGGCGCGCAAGCCGCTGGGACCATCGTTGCGCACGTCGACATGATGGCCATCCTGCGTCAGCAGCAGCGCCAGCATTTCCGCCGCATCGGCATTATCCTCGATCAGCAATATGCGGCGTGACGCTGCATGCGCCGCATGTTCCACTTGCAAGTCCTGAGACGGTGGCGCCAGCGACGACAGGGGCAACTGCAAGACAAACTGGCTGCCAAAGCCGACCCCGGCGCTGAACACATCCACCGTCCCCCCATGCAGCTGGGTAATGATGCGCACCAGCGACAGGCCGATGCCCAGGCCGCCCTGCGCCCGTTCCAGCGAACGGAAGCCCTGCGTAAACAGGTCGAAGATGAAGGGCTGGATATCGAGGGCGATGCCGGCGCCATCGTCGGTGACCGTAATTTCCACCAAATTATCGTGGCGCCTGACGACGATGTCGATATGGCCAAACTCGTGCGTGAATTTGCTTGCATTGATGAGCAAGTTGGCTAACACCTGCGTCAGGCGTACCAGGTCCCCTTCGATGACCAGGGGTTCGTCCGGCACGCTCACGCTCAGCACTTGCTGGCGTTGGCTGATGCTGGCCTGGCCAACTTCCATGGCACTGGCGATGATGTCGCTCAGCAGGATGGGCGCCAGCTGCAAGGTGATCTTCCCGCTGCTGACGCGCGAAGCGTCGAGCAAGTCGTCGATCAGGCGCGCCATGTGCGCCACCTGGCGGCCGATCACGCCATGCACATCCACCAGTTGGGGATCGAGCTCGACCTTCTTGGCCAGCAAGTCATTTGCCATCGCCAACGGCTGCAAGGGATTGCGCAACTCATGCGCAAGCATGGCCAGGAATTCCGTCTGGCGCAAGGTCGTCGCTTCGGCGGACGCTTGCATATCCTGTGCGCCAAACGTTGCCAGCACCAGGTTTTGATTGGCTTCGCGCAACTGCATGATCAACAGGCCGAAGGCGTCGGATTTATCTTTTTCCTGCACCTGCATCTTGGCCATGACCAACAGTTGGTTGATCGTCTCGCGCAGCAGCTTGACTTCGCGGCTATGCAAGGCATGCAGATTGTGCTCGGAGGGCAACTGCTGGGCGGGCGCATCCTCAGGATCGGGCGAGAGTGCTGTGTATTGCATGGTGACGGTGTACGGCCTGTGGGGGCCGGCCTCAAGGACAACTCTTCGTGCCGCGGCGTTCACTCAGACATCGCCGCGCACGCCAGCTCTATTGCTGCATACGGTGTATTGCTTTATCTGAACACGATACCCTATTTCCCTTAGCAAATGAAAGCATTAGATTACTTATCGTCAACAGTGCGCAGGGGTAGCACGTAATTGGCGAGCTGCCACCCCATGGCCAGGGCCGATTGCTCCGCCTCGTGCTGCGTGCGGCGATTTTCCAGATTGGCTTGCCGGACATCTGCAAAGCCGCACTTGCTCAGCACCAACTGTCCTTGCCAGCATCCCTCGGGCAGTTCGCAGGCGTAGGCCGAGATCAGGAACCCGTTATGGGTGGTGGGATTCGCATAAGACATGAGGCCTCCATGGGATTGCCAGCGCCGCCGTGAACAAGAACCACAGCCGTTATTGCAGTATAGTCAGACTTAGTGTAACCGCAATGCGGCACGAATTTC
It encodes the following:
- a CDS encoding GTP pyrophosphokinase, with the translated sequence MSEHARRATLERAIEIAATTHAGQTDKGGAPYILHPLRVMLRVAPGAQQIVAVLHDVVEDSDGKVTFDDLAREGFSREVIDGVRAVTKIEGESYDDFIARAALNPVGKAVKLADLAENSDLSRIEAPTQKDLERVEKYRRAIKRLISQQ
- a CDS encoding ATP-binding protein, whose amino-acid sequence is MQYTALSPDPEDAPAQQLPSEHNLHALHSREVKLLRETINQLLVMAKMQVQEKDKSDAFGLLIMQLREANQNLVLATFGAQDMQASAEATTLRQTEFLAMLAHELRNPLQPLAMANDLLAKKVELDPQLVDVHGVIGRQVAHMARLIDDLLDASRVSSGKITLQLAPILLSDIIASAMEVGQASISQRQQVLSVSVPDEPLVIEGDLVRLTQVLANLLINASKFTHEFGHIDIVVRRHDNLVEITVTDDGAGIALDIQPFIFDLFTQGFRSLERAQGGLGIGLSLVRIITQLHGGTVDVFSAGVGFGSQFVLQLPLSSLAPPSQDLQVEHAAHAASRRILLIEDNADAAEMLALLLTQDGHHVDVRNDGPSGLRAALDAPYDVIVCDIGLPGMDGFQVVSSARAALVAPLPCFVATSGYSQLGEFDRAGEAGFDHYLVKPINIDALSKIITAKAPR
- a CDS encoding diguanylate cyclase, with protein sequence MIKSGVDGVMRINSYRKIEEYPLVVSAALSEDEVLAEWRLDMILHNAVGGVLVLLIAFIGYRGVRQIDLRVKSEAGLIEARNELEMINETLARLANQDGLTGLANRRHFDQSLLAEFSRAQREDSALGLVLIDVDFFKQYNDIYGHVAGDECLRKIGKVVGYSMRRPGDLAARYGGEELVILLPGTELPGALAVAEGVRQAVQSLGVEHRGNPLCVVTVSVGVAAFMPTHLGNHAVELVELADKALYKAKASGRNQVCHESSCEPAEQAATAFAFR
- a CDS encoding cache domain-containing protein, translated to MIRSRSLPPRLLGAGFRGFSLLPLAISFVVLVCLSLLAIQLWMTLRAREVQLNEAARESANLAQSVAQHAYDTIKEADTVLLGLVERVETDGVSGLELARIHKLLVTRVAELPQLHGIFIYAQDGSWLVNSQQALLSNLNNSDRNYFNYHRTHEDRGPYVGPPVRSKSTGQWVVTVSRRINMPDGSFGGVALATLNMNYFRLFYERFSIGKKRRHLHCEWSGYSFIEKAIR
- a CDS encoding HAMP domain-containing sensor histidine kinase, coding for MRASVLRLWMAQVSVASKTATEDILRFNEAIDKALQESAIRYSQQSERTRNTFLAILSHDLRSPLSTMTMAGALLSRPSANSSSTVEIGARVARSAATMTTMVNDLLEFARTQLGGHMPVSPILGDLGEICRTAVEDASAAHPKCKFELSTTGEMIGDFDAARLAQLFSNLLNNAAQYRTDDQPVTITACGDADTAVVQVKNFGRQIPEASLKTIFDPLVQLAVSDEHKAPNATSIGLGLFIAREIACAHGGTIGAESSLECGTVFTVCLPRVALNENANGG
- a CDS encoding ATPase domain-containing protein, producing the protein MNKVTIHRLATGVPGLDELLGGGIPEFSFNLVAGTPGSGKTTLAHQIMFSLATTERKALFFTVLGEPPLKMLRYQQQFPFFDVEKINQSIKFVNLSADLLEGDFDRVLARIAEEVEAFSPSLVFVDSFRSVVQSAKAMDTGAAGLQNFVQQLGAQMTSWLATTFLIGEYLAPEAESSAVFTVADGILWLSQLVHRDAMVRKIQVVKMRGQSQSLGVHTFRINDDGVEIFSRAVLKASSLGKVSISGNERLSLGVPELDQMMGGGLPAGYSLLLVGPSGSGKTVLATQFLTEGVRCGEPGVIAAFEKSPNQLLSHQLNALVSSGQIGVINTRTLDLSLDEILHDLVSMITRMKAKRVVIDSLSGFEMALASMFREDFRESLYRLVAALTEMGVSVLMTAELEDQYTALRFSSYGNAFLADAIVMQRYVELEGQFKRVVSVVKVRGSGHSKDIRFYDIDAGA